A single genomic interval of Mucilaginibacter boryungensis harbors:
- a CDS encoding GLPGLI family protein yields MKKIIILLVIISIGQNLFAQGKQHFTTSGTIEFERRLNMFNVLKKQINKYNESYMQQMYDNYKKSNPQFKVQKSVLSFSKDKSLYVPVPDEPTTNNNYVWNAAPTVQQPNTVYNDLNTGMSVIQKKAFEEIFLLKDSTRKINWKITDETREIAGYTCRRANALIMDSIYVVAFYTIEIPVSSGPESFTGLPGMILGVAVPHDDYTWFATKVTDTTLPPNALNPPTKGKPVNNKELKLKLNEALKDWREEGASYMKVLMW; encoded by the coding sequence ATGAAGAAGATCATCATATTATTAGTGATTATATCAATTGGGCAAAACCTGTTTGCCCAGGGCAAACAACATTTTACCACCTCGGGCACTATTGAATTTGAGCGCCGGTTAAACATGTTTAACGTGCTGAAAAAGCAAATAAACAAGTATAACGAGAGTTACATGCAGCAGATGTATGATAACTACAAAAAAAGCAATCCGCAGTTTAAGGTGCAGAAAAGTGTATTGTCGTTTTCTAAAGACAAGTCACTGTATGTACCGGTGCCTGATGAACCAACCACCAATAACAACTATGTTTGGAATGCGGCACCAACTGTACAGCAACCCAATACTGTTTATAACGACTTGAATACGGGTATGAGCGTAATCCAGAAAAAGGCATTCGAAGAAATATTCTTGTTGAAGGACAGCACCCGCAAGATCAACTGGAAAATAACCGATGAAACCCGCGAGATTGCCGGTTATACCTGTCGCCGCGCTAACGCCTTAATTATGGATTCCATTTACGTAGTGGCATTTTATACCATTGAGATACCGGTAAGCAGCGGCCCCGAATCGTTCACGGGTTTGCCTGGCATGATACTGGGCGTAGCCGTTCCACACGATGATTATACCTGGTTTGCCACCAAGGTAACCGACACTACCCTGCCGCCCAATGCGCTTAACCCGCCAACAAAAGGCAAGCCGGTAAATAATAAAGAATTAAAGTTAAAACTGAACGAAGCCTTGAAAGACTGGCGCGAAGAAGGCGCATCGTACATGAAAGTGCTGATGTGGTAA
- a CDS encoding outer membrane beta-barrel family protein, with amino-acid sequence MKITILPLLLLYLFFSSRTFAQTTYSVKGSVIDSSSNIRLVSTTICVLNAKDSTLREFVRAGANGTFSLNKLTKGKFILLVSYPDYADYVEHFALDEAKPQHDFGKISLTLKAKLLQEVLIKGTVAAMKIKGDTTEFNAKAYTIQPNSKVEDLLKQLPGIQVDKDGKITAQGETVKKVLVDGEEFFGDDPTLVTKNIRGDMVDKVQLYDKKSDQATFTGVDDGQKTKTINIKLKEDKKNGYFGKVDAGAGTDGYYSAQAMYNRFSGKKKFSAYGIASNTGKTGLGWEDSNKYGTSNTEVTDDGGIIFFGGGGGDLDSFDGRYNGQGIPIAQTGGIHYDNKWDNDKKTANANYKAGYLEITGSSNNQTQRTLPGSSFSNNTNQDFKNSVFRQKLDYTYTVKLDSMSTLKLAIDGTQKNSKNNSTNMTTTSSPSFVTGVPDTLLNTNQRALTNNVNNQIFNASAFYTRKFKKTGRTISINVAGNMNNSDAKGFLKSEIDFYNKTTALLDSTQKTDQYKTTVTKTHNFNGNATYTEPLNKKTSIIFNYGLGDINSNSDRKSFNNNGGVYNALDTKFSNDYTVNQLSNNFGASLNYRAPKSTLNVSARATAVNYKQTDEIAHTGLSRNFLNWNPNASYQYRFTQQKSFRISYFGNTNQPSIDQIQPVRVNTDPLNIQAGNPLLSPAFNNRFSINYNSYKIISDESIWFSGSYSFTGNAIVNNNTYKNGVNTYQSVNLTGHQPYNFSFNGNYGKKIPGININAGLFFGGNGGKSYNFSNGVLNTTTTSGFSGQLSLYKSQQKKYDFRLAAGPGYSFGKTSLQPNINNNGYTFQGYSYLNLYLPGKIQINSDGNYQYRGKTQTFNETFSQFILNASIVKTLLKQDNLKLSLSGNDLFDQNRGFNRNSSNGTITQSSYTSIRRYFLFSITWDFNKMGGAPQPNSK; translated from the coding sequence ATGAAAATCACAATTCTACCACTGCTGCTACTATACCTGTTTTTTTCATCACGTACTTTTGCTCAAACCACCTATTCGGTTAAAGGATCGGTTATTGACAGTTCGTCGAACATACGGCTGGTAAGCACCACTATCTGCGTTTTAAATGCAAAGGATTCAACCCTGCGCGAGTTTGTGAGGGCCGGTGCAAACGGAACTTTCAGCTTAAACAAACTAACCAAAGGGAAATTCATCCTGTTGGTATCCTACCCCGATTATGCCGACTATGTGGAACATTTTGCTTTAGATGAGGCCAAACCACAGCACGATTTTGGGAAAATATCGCTTACCTTAAAAGCTAAGCTGCTACAGGAGGTATTGATAAAAGGGACCGTCGCTGCTATGAAAATTAAAGGCGATACCACCGAATTCAATGCTAAGGCCTACACCATTCAGCCCAATTCAAAAGTAGAGGACTTGCTGAAGCAATTACCCGGCATACAGGTAGATAAGGATGGGAAAATTACCGCGCAAGGCGAAACAGTGAAGAAGGTATTGGTTGATGGCGAGGAGTTTTTTGGCGACGACCCTACCCTGGTCACCAAAAACATTCGCGGCGATATGGTGGATAAGGTGCAGCTTTATGATAAAAAAAGCGACCAGGCTACCTTTACGGGTGTAGATGACGGACAAAAAACCAAGACCATTAACATTAAACTTAAAGAGGATAAAAAGAACGGCTACTTTGGCAAGGTTGACGCGGGTGCGGGCACCGATGGCTATTATTCGGCACAGGCCATGTATAACCGTTTTTCGGGTAAGAAAAAGTTTTCGGCCTATGGTATCGCTTCAAACACGGGTAAAACGGGGCTTGGCTGGGAAGACAGTAATAAATACGGCACCAGCAACACCGAAGTTACGGACGACGGCGGTATTATCTTTTTTGGGGGTGGTGGTGGCGACCTGGACTCGTTCGATGGAAGGTATAACGGCCAGGGTATCCCTATTGCGCAAACAGGCGGTATACATTATGATAACAAATGGGATAATGACAAGAAGACCGCGAACGCCAATTATAAAGCCGGGTATCTCGAAATTACCGGGAGTTCAAATAATCAAACGCAAAGGACACTGCCCGGCAGTAGCTTCAGCAATAATACCAACCAGGACTTTAAAAACAGCGTATTCAGGCAAAAGCTGGATTACACCTACACGGTTAAGCTGGACAGTATGTCTACCTTAAAATTAGCTATTGATGGAACGCAGAAAAACAGCAAAAACAATAGCACTAATATGACTACTACCAGCAGCCCGTCGTTCGTTACCGGTGTTCCTGATACTTTACTGAATACTAACCAGCGTGCGCTGACCAACAACGTAAATAACCAGATATTTAATGCCAGCGCATTTTATACCAGGAAATTCAAAAAGACCGGGCGTACTATCTCTATAAATGTGGCCGGCAATATGAATAACAGTGATGCGAAAGGGTTTTTAAAATCAGAAATTGATTTTTATAACAAAACAACAGCATTGCTGGATAGTACCCAAAAAACCGATCAATACAAAACCACGGTTACCAAAACCCATAATTTTAACGGCAATGCCACTTATACCGAGCCGTTGAACAAAAAAACATCAATAATATTCAATTATGGTCTGGGTGATATCAATAGTAATTCCGACAGAAAATCATTCAACAACAATGGCGGGGTGTACAACGCTTTAGATACCAAATTCAGTAACGATTATACCGTTAATCAATTATCAAACAACTTTGGCGCTTCTTTAAACTACCGCGCACCAAAATCAACGCTTAATGTAAGCGCACGGGCAACAGCGGTTAATTATAAACAAACAGATGAAATAGCACATACCGGCCTTAGCCGTAACTTTCTAAACTGGAACCCTAATGCCAGTTATCAATACAGGTTTACACAACAAAAGTCGTTCAGGATTTCGTATTTTGGTAATACCAACCAACCCTCTATTGATCAGATACAACCCGTACGTGTAAATACCGACCCGTTGAACATACAGGCAGGTAACCCATTGCTATCACCTGCATTCAATAACCGTTTTAGTATTAACTACAACTCGTATAAAATAATTTCCGATGAGTCTATCTGGTTTAGCGGCTCGTACAGTTTTACCGGCAATGCCATTGTAAATAATAATACCTACAAAAATGGTGTAAACACTTATCAGTCGGTAAACCTAACGGGGCATCAGCCATATAATTTTTCTTTTAATGGCAATTATGGCAAAAAAATACCCGGCATTAATATTAACGCCGGCTTGTTCTTTGGTGGTAATGGTGGTAAATCGTACAACTTTTCAAACGGTGTGCTTAATACTACCACAACAAGCGGCTTTAGCGGCCAGCTAAGTTTATACAAATCGCAGCAAAAAAAATATGATTTCCGCCTAGCTGCCGGTCCGGGATATAGCTTTGGTAAAACATCATTACAGCCAAATATTAATAACAATGGTTATACTTTCCAGGGTTATAGTTATTTAAATTTGTATCTGCCGGGTAAAATACAGATCAATTCTGACGGCAATTATCAATACCGTGGTAAAACACAAACCTTTAACGAAACCTTTTCGCAGTTTATCCTGAATGCGTCTATTGTTAAAACATTATTGAAACAGGACAATCTAAAGCTGTCGTTAAGTGGAAACGACCTGTTCGATCAGAACCGTGGGTTTAACCGTAACTCGTCTAATGGTACCATTACACAAAGTAGTTATACCTCTATCCGCAGGTATTTTCTGTTCAGCATTACCTGGGATTTTAACAAAATGGGCGGTGCCCCGCAACCTAACTCCAAATAA
- a CDS encoding Fpg/Nei family DNA glycosylase has protein sequence MPELPDLQVFSHNLTKALKGKKVKRVEVHNTKKLNVSSKELSAALEGKTLNRVERSGKELHVHFSGDQVLGLHLMLNGKLYLFKEKNEQKYTIIEILFDDDSGLVMTDFQGIATPTLNPKETDVPDALSDELDLKYLLAQLQKKKTAVKNMLMDQHIVRGIGNAYADEILWDAKISPFSIARQIPEEKVKELLKSIKNVLKDAEKQILKTHPDIIAGEVRDFMLVHNSKKKETPGGHKIHQKPIASRKTYYTDEQVEY, from the coding sequence ATGCCCGAACTACCCGATCTGCAAGTATTCAGCCACAACCTTACCAAAGCCCTGAAAGGCAAAAAAGTAAAGCGTGTTGAAGTGCATAATACAAAAAAGCTAAACGTGAGCAGTAAAGAATTAAGTGCTGCGCTTGAAGGTAAAACCCTGAATAGGGTAGAGCGATCGGGCAAGGAACTGCACGTGCACTTTAGCGGCGACCAGGTACTTGGCCTGCACCTGATGCTGAACGGCAAACTGTATTTGTTTAAAGAAAAGAATGAGCAGAAGTATACCATTATTGAAATACTTTTTGATGATGACAGCGGCTTGGTAATGACCGATTTTCAGGGGATTGCGACGCCTACACTTAACCCCAAGGAGACGGATGTCCCGGACGCCCTATCGGATGAGCTGGATTTGAAATACTTGCTGGCGCAACTGCAAAAGAAAAAAACCGCGGTAAAAAATATGCTGATGGACCAGCATATTGTGCGTGGTATAGGTAACGCTTATGCAGATGAAATTTTATGGGACGCCAAAATTTCGCCATTTTCCATAGCCAGGCAAATACCTGAAGAAAAAGTGAAAGAATTGCTAAAATCGATTAAAAACGTTTTAAAAGATGCAGAAAAGCAAATCCTGAAAACCCATCCCGATATTATAGCGGGCGAAGTACGCGACTTTATGCTGGTACATAATTCAAAGAAGAAAGAAACTCCCGGCGGGCATAAAATTCACCAGAAACCAATAGCGTCGCGCAAGACTTATTATACTGACGAGCAGGTGGAGTATTAG
- a CDS encoding TlpA family protein disulfide reductase, with protein sequence MSRSRIFNGLFFVAVLMLIFSPSAKALVIEGLMKVGLFQPNISKNVSTVSTANSLPDVIFESPDGKQIHLADQKGKVVFLNFWATWCPPCIAEMPSINKLYGKLKDNGNVVFIIVDADHNFSKSLPFMAKHRYNMPLYKLASNVPPNLVSNSIPATTIIDKNGQIVFHQEGSADYGNPKVLEYLNKISK encoded by the coding sequence ATGAGCAGATCGAGAATATTTAACGGGTTGTTTTTTGTTGCCGTACTGATGCTGATCTTTAGTCCCTCGGCAAAAGCCCTGGTGATTGAAGGGTTGATGAAAGTTGGGCTTTTCCAACCCAATATTTCAAAAAACGTAAGCACAGTTAGTACAGCCAACAGCTTGCCTGATGTTATTTTTGAAAGCCCGGATGGTAAACAGATCCACTTAGCCGATCAAAAAGGCAAGGTAGTTTTTCTGAATTTTTGGGCTACCTGGTGCCCGCCATGTATTGCCGAAATGCCCTCTATCAATAAGCTTTACGGGAAATTGAAAGATAATGGAAACGTAGTGTTTATTATAGTCGATGCCGATCATAATTTCTCAAAATCCCTGCCATTTATGGCTAAGCACCGTTACAATATGCCGTTGTATAAACTGGCCAGTAATGTGCCGCCAAACCTGGTAAGTAATTCTATACCAGCCACTACTATTATTGACAAAAACGGCCAGATCGTTTTTCACCAGGAAGGCAGTGCCGATTACGGCAACCCAAAAGTTTTAGAATATCTGAATAAGATCTCCAAATAG
- a CDS encoding limonene-1,2-epoxide hydrolase family protein yields MENTKPTNAGEVINAFLKAMNNEDFTAARQYARDDMKFVGVLGSRNGADAYFQDMEKMKFKYEIKRMFIDADDVSVFYDINMGDNTIFSSGWYHVIDGKINNIRVVFDPRPLLERH; encoded by the coding sequence ATGGAAAATACAAAGCCAACAAATGCCGGGGAAGTTATTAACGCTTTCCTGAAGGCCATGAACAATGAGGATTTTACTGCAGCCCGCCAATATGCGCGCGATGATATGAAGTTTGTGGGAGTACTGGGCTCACGCAATGGCGCCGATGCTTATTTCCAGGATATGGAAAAAATGAAGTTTAAATACGAGATCAAACGCATGTTTATCGATGCTGATGATGTTTCGGTTTTTTATGATATCAATATGGGCGATAACACCATATTTAGCAGTGGCTGGTATCATGTGATAGATGGGAAGATCAACAACATCAGGGTCGTGTTCGATCCCCGGCCGCTTTTAGAACGTCATTAG